In Aureibaculum algae, the following are encoded in one genomic region:
- a CDS encoding Lcl C-terminal domain-containing protein — translation MKTFKNNSLLAITISLLFVTSLQNCSDKKKELKTVKTEVNNYAQIATGQIYAYGEDGQVIATLQQGDSLFGQDANYLKGKKMSYQKSDNGVTTDLNSGLMWQEIPTSEGFDWQGAKEYCENLELGGYDDWRLPTAKELFSISDFSEGWPYLDTTYFSLVNTDFVDKSEQYWTSNTYVGHTEEGGYTAAFGVNHATGHIKAYAGEEPKDMKDRKGPPPSGENSQKQERPEGEDTEGNRPPPPRNGEKPMGNPMLKHVRAVRGDTYGINEFVDNADKTITDKATGLMWSKMDSQKGLDWKNALHYAEKSELAGYSDWRLPNVKELQGIVDYSFAPDAKDTLYDGPAIDPIFKCSEIKNENDEIDYPYFWTSTSARFQKGKPYYYAWYVAFGRAVNNQGHDFHGAGAVRFDTKYKNGPASEGGERFNNYVRLVRNVE, via the coding sequence ATGAAAACTTTTAAAAACAACTCCCTTTTAGCTATTACTATAAGTTTGCTTTTTGTCACAAGCCTACAAAATTGCAGTGATAAGAAAAAGGAATTGAAAACGGTTAAAACTGAGGTAAACAACTATGCACAAATTGCAACCGGTCAAATCTACGCATATGGTGAAGATGGACAAGTAATTGCAACGTTGCAACAAGGTGATTCACTTTTTGGTCAAGATGCAAATTATTTAAAGGGCAAGAAGATGTCTTATCAAAAAAGTGATAATGGTGTAACAACGGATCTAAACTCGGGATTGATGTGGCAAGAAATTCCTACTTCTGAAGGATTTGATTGGCAAGGTGCAAAAGAGTACTGCGAAAATTTAGAGCTTGGTGGATATGATGATTGGAGATTGCCAACCGCTAAAGAATTATTCTCAATTAGTGATTTCAGTGAAGGGTGGCCTTATTTAGATACCACTTATTTTTCGCTTGTTAATACTGATTTTGTTGATAAAAGCGAACAATATTGGACTAGTAATACATATGTTGGTCATACAGAAGAAGGGGGGTATACGGCTGCATTTGGTGTAAACCATGCTACAGGACATATTAAAGCGTATGCAGGAGAAGAACCAAAAGACATGAAAGACCGAAAAGGACCACCTCCAAGTGGTGAAAATTCACAAAAACAAGAAAGACCAGAAGGTGAAGATACAGAAGGTAACCGACCGCCACCTCCAAGGAATGGAGAAAAACCAATGGGCAATCCAATGTTAAAACATGTTAGAGCTGTACGCGGTGATACTTATGGAATCAATGAATTTGTAGATAACGCCGATAAAACAATTACTGATAAAGCAACAGGATTAATGTGGTCTAAAATGGATAGTCAAAAAGGTTTAGATTGGAAAAATGCTTTACACTATGCTGAAAAATCAGAACTAGCTGGTTATTCAGATTGGCGGTTACCAAATGTTAAAGAATTACAAGGTATTGTAGATTATTCATTTGCTCCAGATGCCAAAGATACGCTATATGATGGTCCTGCTATTGATCCCATTTTTAAATGTTCAGAAATAAAAAATGAAAATGATGAAATAGATTATCCTTACTTTTGGACTAGTACTTCAGCACGGTTTCAAAAAGGGAAACCTTATTACTATGCTTGGTATGTTGCTTTTGGTAGAGCTGTAAATAATCAAGGGCATGATTTTCATGGAGCAGGAGCAGTGAGATTTGATACGAAATATAAAAACGGACCTGCAAGTGAAGGTGGTGAAAGGTTTAATAATTATGTTCGTTTGGTGAGAAATGTAGAGTAA
- a CDS encoding DoxX family protein translates to MKKDIDFGLLLLRIVIGGLMLFHGVAKLSNLDGIKNILTEAGLSTMIAYGVYITELIAPLLIMIGFRIRLASLVFFFGMTAALALAHSEDLFAISKTGALEIELLLLYAFGGLVFFFTGSGRYAVTTSNKWD, encoded by the coding sequence ATGAAAAAAGATATAGACTTCGGATTGTTGCTATTAAGAATAGTGATTGGAGGATTAATGCTATTTCACGGAGTTGCAAAATTAAGTAACCTAGATGGAATTAAAAATATACTTACGGAAGCTGGTTTATCAACTATGATAGCATATGGTGTATATATTACAGAATTAATAGCACCTCTACTCATAATGATTGGATTTAGAATTAGATTAGCTTCATTAGTCTTCTTCTTTGGTATGACTGCAGCTCTAGCTTTGGCACATTCAGAGGATCTTTTTGCTATATCAAAAACAGGAGCACTAGAAATTGAATTACTTTTGTTATATGCATTCGGAGGATTAGTGTTCTTTTTTACGGGTTCTGGACGCTATGCGGTGACTACTTCAAATAAGTGGGATTAA